From one Lotus japonicus ecotype B-129 chromosome 3, LjGifu_v1.2 genomic stretch:
- the LOC130747511 gene encoding G-type lectin S-receptor-like serine/threonine-protein kinase At4g27290, producing MENVSEFTNTMDRNKVLLVMYTILFCFMQDDDISITMAQNQKQFIRHDETLVSPDGTFEAGFFHFENPQHHYFGVWYKSISPRTIVWVANRDAPLRNSTAPTLKVTHKGSILIRDGAKGVIWSTNTSRAKEQPFMQLLDSGNLVAKDGDKGENVIWESFNYPGDTFLAGMKIKSNLAIGPTSYLTSWRNSEDPASGEFSYHIDIRGFPQLVVTKGAAITLRAGPWTGNKFSGAFGQVLQKILTFFMQFTDQEISLEYETVNRSIITREVITPLGTIQRLLWSVRNQSWEIIATRPVDQCADYVFCGANSLCDTSKNPICDCLEGFMPQFQAKWNSLDWAGGCVSMEKLSCQNGDGFMKHTGVKLPDTSSSWFGKNMSLDECRTLCLQNCSCTAYAGLDNDVDRSVCLIWFGDILDMSKHPDPDQGQEIYIRVVASKLDRTRNKKSINTKKLAGSLVVIIAFVIFITILGLAISTCIQRKKNKRGDEGIINHWKDKRGDEDIDLATIFDFSTISSATNHFSLSNKLGEGGFGPVYKGLLANGQEIAVKRLSNTSGQGMEEFKNEIKLIARLQHRNLVKLFGCSVHQDEKLLIYEFMHNRSLNYFIFDSTRSKLVDWNKRLQIIDGIARGLLYLHQDSRLRIIHRDLKTSNILLDDEMNPKISDFGLARIFIGDQVEARTKRVMGTYGYMPPEYAVHGSFSIKSDVFSFGVIVLEIISGKKIGRFYDPHHHLNLLSHAWRLWIEERPLELVDELLDDPVIPTEILRYIHVALLCVQRRPENRPDMLSIVLMLNGEKELPKPRLPAFYTGKHDPIWLGSPSRCSTSITISLLEAR from the exons ATGGAAAATGTATCAGAATTTACAAACACAATGGATAGGAATAAGGTGCTACTAGTGATGTACACTATCTTATTCTGCTTCATGCAAGATGATGATATCAGTATCACTATGGCTCAGAATCAGAAACAATTTATCAGACATGATGAGACCCTCGTTTCGCCAGACGGAACCTTCGAAGCGGGATTCTTCCACTTTGAAAATCCACAACATCACTATTTTGGTGTATGGTACAAGAGCATATCACCTAGGACAATTGTGTGGGTAGCCAACAGAGATGCCCCGTTACGAAACTCAACAGCACCAACTTTGAAGGTCACTCATAAAGGAAGCATCCTTATCCGTGATGGTGCAAAGGGTGTAATCTGGTCCACCAACACATCAAGAGCTAAAGAGCAACCTTTCATGCAGCTTTTAGACTCAGGAAACCTTGTCGCGAAAGATGGAGACAAGGGGGAGAACGTTATATGGGAAAGCTTTAATTATCCTGGTGACACTTTCCTTGCAGGAATGAAGATTAAGAGCAATTTAGCAATTGGGCCTACTAGTTATCTAACATCTTGGAGAAACTCAGAAGACCCTGCTAGTGGTGAGTTTTCATATCACATAGATATTCGTGGCTTTCCTCAACTAGTTGTTACAAAGGGAGCAGCTATAACTTTGAGAGCAGGCCCGTGGACTGGCAATAAGTTTTCCGGAGCTTTTGGGCAAGTACTGCAGAAAATCTTGACATTCTTTATGCAGTTCACTGACCAGGAAATttctttagaatatgaaaccgTGAACCGTTCAATTATAACTAGAGAAGTGATTACCCCATTAGGCACTATACAACGTTTGTTGTGGTCGGTTAGGAATCAAAGTTGGGAGATCATAGCTACTCGCCCGGTGGACCAGTGTGCAGACTATGTCTTTTGTGGTGCTAATTCCCTATGTGATACTTCTAAGAATCCCATATGTGATTGCTTGGAAGGTTTCATGCCTCAATTTCAAGCAAAATGGAATTCATTAGATTGGGCTGGTGGGTGTGTTTCAATGGAAAAATTAAGTTGTCAGAATGGAGATGGCTTTATGAAGCACACAGGAGTGAAGTTGCCAGACACATCTTCTTCTTGGTTTGGCAAGAACATGAGCCTTGATGAGTGTAGGACGTTATGTTTGCAAAACTGCTCTTGCACAGCATACGCAGGTTTAGATAATGATGTTGATAGGAGTGTCTGCTTGATTTGGTTTGGTGACATTCTGGACATGAGTAAACACCCTGACCCTGACCAAGGACAGGAGATCTACATAAGGGTGGTTGCTTCAAAGTTAG ATCGTACAAGGAATAAGAAGAGCATCAATACCAAGAAGCTTGCAGGGAGTCTGGTAGTAATCATTGCATTCGTTATATTTATAACAATCCTTGGGTTGGCCATATCCACATGTatacagaggaagaagaataagagaggGGACGAAg GAATTATAAATCACTGGAAGGACAAGAGAGGGGACGAAGACATTGATTTGGCAACAATATTTGATTTTTCAACCATCTCTAGTGCCACAAATCATTTTTCTCTAAGTAATAAATTAGGTGAAGGTGGCTTTGGACCGGTCTACAAG GGCTTATTAGCAAATGGGCAGGAGATTGCTGTCAAGAGGCTTTCTAACACTTCAGGACAAGGAATGGAGGAGTTCAAAAATGAAATCAAGTTGATAGCAAGACTTCAGCACCGCAATCTTGTAAAACTTTTTGGTTGCTCTGTTCATCAAGATGAAAAGTTGTTGATCTATGAATTCATGCACAACAGAAGCttgaattactttatttttg ATTCGACACGAAGTAAACTAGTAGATTGGAATAAGCGCCTCCAAATCATTGATGGGATTGCTCGAGGGCTTCTTTATCTTCATCAAGACTCAAGATTAAGAATCATCCACAGAGATCTGAAAACTAGTAACATTCTTCTTGATGATGAAATGAACCCAAAGATATCAGATTTTGGTTTGGCTAGAATTTTTATAGGAGATCAAGTTGAGGCTAGAACAAAGAGAGTGATGGGAACATA TGGCTATATGCCTCCTGAGTATGCGGTACATGGATCTTTTTCAATAAAATCTGATGTTTTTAGCTTTGGCGTAATCGTACTTGAGATAATTAGTGGGAAGAAGATTGGGAGATTTTATGATCCTCACCATCATCTTAATCTTCTTAGTCAT GCATGGAGACTATGGATTGAAGAAAGACCACTAGAGCTTGTAGACGAGTTATTAGATGATCCAGTCATCCCAACCGAAATATTACGTTATATTCATGTAGCTCTATTGTGTGTACAACGGAGACCGGAAAATAGACCTGACATGTTATCTATAGTTTTAATGTTGAATGGCGAGAAAGAACTCCCTAAGCCAAGGCTGCCTGCATTCTACACAGGAAAGCATGATCCAATTTGGTTGGGATCTCCTTCAAGGTGTTCAACTTCTATTACCATCTCATTATTAGAGGCTAGATAG
- the LOC130747508 gene encoding G-type lectin S-receptor-like serine/threonine-protein kinase At4g27290 isoform X1 → MERNKVLVMYTILFCFMQYDITMAQKQSIQDDETLVSPEGTFEAGFFRFGNSLRRYFGIWYKSISPRTIVWVANRDAPVQNSTATLKLTDQGNLLILDGLKGIVWSSNASRTKDKPLMQLLDSGNFVVKDGDKEENLIWESFDYPGDTFLAGMKIKSNLATGPTSYLTSWRNAEDPASGEFSYHIDTHGYPQLVVTKGATVTLRAGPWIGNKFSGASGLRLQKILTFSMQFTDKEVSLEYETVNRSIITRTVITPSGTTQRLLWSDRSQSWEIISTHPMDQCAYYAFCGANSMCDTSNNPICDCLEGFTPKFQAQWNSLDWTGGCVPIKNLSCQNGDGFPKHTGVQFPDTSSSWYGNSKSLDECGTICLQNCSCTAYAYLDNVGGRSVCLNWFGDILDMSEHPDPDQGQEIYLRVVASELDHRRNKKSINIKKLAGSLAGSIAFIICITILGLATVTCIRRKKNEREDEGGIETRIINHWKDKRGDEDIDLATIFDFSTISSTTNHFSESNKLGEGGFGPVYKGVLANGQEIAVKRLSNTSGQGMEEFKNEVKLIARLQHRNLVKLLGCSIHHDEMLLIYEFMHNRSLDYFIFDSTQSKLVDWNKRFQIIDGIARGLLYLHQDSRLRIIHRDLKTSNILLDSEMNPKISDFGLARIFTGDQVEAKTKRVMGTYGYMSPEYAVHGSFSVKSDVFSFGVIVLEIISGKKIGRFCDPHHHRNLLSHAWRLWIEERPLELVDELLDGLAIPTEILRYIHIALLCVQQRPEYRPDMLSVVLMLNGEKELPKPSLPAFYTGNDDLLWPESTSKNCERCSTTSEVTISLLEAR, encoded by the exons ATGGAGAGGAATAAGGTGCTAGTGATGTACACTATCTTATTCTGCTTCATGCAATATGATATCACTATGGCTCAGAAACAATCTATCCAAGATGATGAGACCTTGGTTTCACCAGAGGGAACCTTCGAAGCAGGATTCTTCCGCTTTGGAAATTCTCTACGCCGGTACTTTGGTATATGGTACAAGAGCATATCACCGAGGACAATTGTGTGGGTAGCCAATAGAGATGCCCCAGTACAAAACTCAACTGCAACTTTGAAGCTCACTGATCAAGGAAACCTCCTTATCCTTGATGGCTTAAAGGGCATAGTCTGGTCCTCCAATGCATCAAGAACTAAAGACAAACCTTTAATGCAGCTTTTAGACTCGGGAAACTTTGTGGTGAAAGATGGAGACAAGGAGGAGAACCTTATATGGGAAAGCTTTGATTATCCTGGTGACACTTTCCTTGCAGGAATGAAGATTAAGAGCAATTTAGCAACTGGGCCTACCAGTTATCTAACATCTTGGAGAAACGCAGAAGACCCGGCTAGTGGTGAGTTTTCTTATCACATAGATACTCATGGCTATCCTCAACTAGTTGTAACAAAGGGAGCAACTGTAACTTTGCGAGCAGGTCCGTGGATTGGCAATAAGTTTTCAGGAGCTTCTGGGCTAAGACTCCAGAAAATCTTGACATTCTCTATGCAGTTCACTGACAAGGAAGTTTCCTTAGAATATGAAACTGTGAACCGTTCAATTATTACTAGAACGGTGATCACCCCATCAGGCACTACACAACGTTTGTTGTGGTCAGATAGGAGTCAAAGTTGGGAGATCATATCTACTCACCCCATGGACCAGTGTGCATATTACGCCTTTTGCGGCGCTAATTCCATGTGTGATACTTCTAACAATCCCATATGTGATTGCTTGGAAGGTTTCACACCCAAATTTCAAGCTCAATGGAATTCATTAGATTGGACTGGAGGGTGTGttccaataaaaaatttaagttgtCAAAATGGAGATGGCTTTCCGAAGCACACAGGAGTGCAGTTTCCAGACACATCTTCTTCCTGGTATGGCAATAGCAAGAGCCTTGATGAGTGTGGGAcgatatgtttgcaaaactgcTCTTGCACAGCATATGCATATTTAGATAATGTTGGTGGCAGGAGTGTCTGTCTGAATTGGTTTGGTGACATTCTGGATATGAGTGAACACCCTGACCCTGACCAAGGCCAGGAGATCTACTTACGGGTGGTTGCTTCAGAGTTAG ATCATAGAAGGAATAAGAAGAGTATCAATATCAAGAAGCTTGCAGGGAGTCTGGCAGGAAGCATTGCATTCATTATATGCATAACAATCCTTGGATTGGCCACAGTCACGTGTATTCggaggaagaagaatgagagAGAGGACGAGGGTGGAATAGAAACAA GAATAATAAATCACTGGAAGGACAAGAGAGGTGATGAGGACATTGATTTGGCAACAATATTTGATTTTTCTACCATCTCTAGTACAACAAATCACTTTTCAGAAAGTAACAAATTAGGAGAAGGTGGCTTTGGACCAGTCTACAAG GGCGTATTAGCTAATGGGCAGGAGATTGCTGTCAAGAGACTTTCTAATACTTCAGGACAGGGAATGGAGGAGTTCAAAAATGAAGTCAAGTTGATAGCAAGACTTCAGCACCGCAATCTTGTGAAACTTCTTGGTTGTTCTATTCATCATGATGAAATGTTGTTGATCTATGAATTCATGCACAACAGAAGCTTGgattactttatttttg ACTCAACACAAAGTAAACTAGTAGACTGGAACAAGCGCTTCCAAATTATTGATGGGATTGCTCGAGGGCTTCTTTATCTTCACCAAGACTCAAGATTAAGAATTATCCATAGAGATCTGAAAACTAGTAACATTCTTCTTGATAGTGAAATGAACCCAAAGATATCAGATTTTGGTTTGGCTAGAATTTTTACAGGAGATCAAGTTGAGGCTAAGACAAAGAGAGTGATGGGAACATA TGGCTATATGTCTCCAGAGTATGCGGTGCATGGATCCTTTTCAGTAAAATCTGATGTTTTTAGCTTTGGCGTAATCGTGCTTGAGATAATTAGTGGGAAGAAAATTGGGAGATTTTGTGATCCTCACCATCACCGTAATCTTCTAAGTCAT GCATGGAGACTATGGATTGAAGAAAGACCACTAGAGCTAGTAGACGAGTTATTAGATGGTCTAGCCATCCCAACCGAAATATTACGATATATTCATATAGCTCTATTGTGTGTGCAACAGAGACCAGAATATAGGCCTGATATGTTATCTGTAGTTTTAATGTTGAATGGCGAGAAAGAACTCCCTAAGCCAAGCCTGCCAGCATTCTACACAGGAAATGATGATCTACTATGGCCGGAATCTACTTCAAAAAATTGTGAAAGGTGTTCAACAACTTCTGAAGTTACCATCTCATTATTAGAAGCCAGATAG
- the LOC130747508 gene encoding G-type lectin S-receptor-like serine/threonine-protein kinase At4g27290 isoform X3, translating to MERNKVLVMYTILFCFMQYDITMAQKQSIQDDETLVSPEGTFEAGFFRFGNSLRRYFGIWYKSISPRTIVWVANRDAPVQNSTATLKLTDQGNLLILDGLKGIVWSSNASRTKDKPLMQLLDSGNFVVKDGDKEENLIWESFDYPGDTFLAGMKIKSNLATGPTSYLTSWRNAEDPASGPWIGNKFSGASGLRLQKILTFSMQFTDKEVSLEYETVNRSIITRTVITPSGTTQRLLWSDRSQSWEIISTHPMDQCAYYAFCGANSMCDTSNNPICDCLEGFTPKFQAQWNSLDWTGGCVPIKNLSCQNGDGFPKHTGVQFPDTSSSWYGNSKSLDECGTICLQNCSCTAYAYLDNVGGRSVCLNWFGDILDMSEHPDPDQGQEIYLRVVASELDHRRNKKSINIKKLAGSLAGSIAFIICITILGLATVTCIRRKKNEREDEGGIETRIINHWKDKRGDEDIDLATIFDFSTISSTTNHFSESNKLGEGGFGPVYKGVLANGQEIAVKRLSNTSGQGMEEFKNEVKLIARLQHRNLVKLLGCSIHHDEMLLIYEFMHNRSLDYFIFDSTQSKLVDWNKRFQIIDGIARGLLYLHQDSRLRIIHRDLKTSNILLDSEMNPKISDFGLARIFTGDQVEAKTKRVMGTYGYMSPEYAVHGSFSVKSDVFSFGVIVLEIISGKKIGRFCDPHHHRNLLSHAWRLWIEERPLELVDELLDGLAIPTEILRYIHIALLCVQQRPEYRPDMLSVVLMLNGEKELPKPSLPAFYTGNDDLLWPESTSKNCERCSTTSEVTISLLEAR from the exons ATGGAGAGGAATAAGGTGCTAGTGATGTACACTATCTTATTCTGCTTCATGCAATATGATATCACTATGGCTCAGAAACAATCTATCCAAGATGATGAGACCTTGGTTTCACCAGAGGGAACCTTCGAAGCAGGATTCTTCCGCTTTGGAAATTCTCTACGCCGGTACTTTGGTATATGGTACAAGAGCATATCACCGAGGACAATTGTGTGGGTAGCCAATAGAGATGCCCCAGTACAAAACTCAACTGCAACTTTGAAGCTCACTGATCAAGGAAACCTCCTTATCCTTGATGGCTTAAAGGGCATAGTCTGGTCCTCCAATGCATCAAGAACTAAAGACAAACCTTTAATGCAGCTTTTAGACTCGGGAAACTTTGTGGTGAAAGATGGAGACAAGGAGGAGAACCTTATATGGGAAAGCTTTGATTATCCTGGTGACACTTTCCTTGCAGGAATGAAGATTAAGAGCAATTTAGCAACTGGGCCTACCAGTTATCTAACATCTTGGAGAAACGCAGAAGACCCGGCTAGTG GTCCGTGGATTGGCAATAAGTTTTCAGGAGCTTCTGGGCTAAGACTCCAGAAAATCTTGACATTCTCTATGCAGTTCACTGACAAGGAAGTTTCCTTAGAATATGAAACTGTGAACCGTTCAATTATTACTAGAACGGTGATCACCCCATCAGGCACTACACAACGTTTGTTGTGGTCAGATAGGAGTCAAAGTTGGGAGATCATATCTACTCACCCCATGGACCAGTGTGCATATTACGCCTTTTGCGGCGCTAATTCCATGTGTGATACTTCTAACAATCCCATATGTGATTGCTTGGAAGGTTTCACACCCAAATTTCAAGCTCAATGGAATTCATTAGATTGGACTGGAGGGTGTGttccaataaaaaatttaagttgtCAAAATGGAGATGGCTTTCCGAAGCACACAGGAGTGCAGTTTCCAGACACATCTTCTTCCTGGTATGGCAATAGCAAGAGCCTTGATGAGTGTGGGAcgatatgtttgcaaaactgcTCTTGCACAGCATATGCATATTTAGATAATGTTGGTGGCAGGAGTGTCTGTCTGAATTGGTTTGGTGACATTCTGGATATGAGTGAACACCCTGACCCTGACCAAGGCCAGGAGATCTACTTACGGGTGGTTGCTTCAGAGTTAG ATCATAGAAGGAATAAGAAGAGTATCAATATCAAGAAGCTTGCAGGGAGTCTGGCAGGAAGCATTGCATTCATTATATGCATAACAATCCTTGGATTGGCCACAGTCACGTGTATTCggaggaagaagaatgagagAGAGGACGAGGGTGGAATAGAAACAA GAATAATAAATCACTGGAAGGACAAGAGAGGTGATGAGGACATTGATTTGGCAACAATATTTGATTTTTCTACCATCTCTAGTACAACAAATCACTTTTCAGAAAGTAACAAATTAGGAGAAGGTGGCTTTGGACCAGTCTACAAG GGCGTATTAGCTAATGGGCAGGAGATTGCTGTCAAGAGACTTTCTAATACTTCAGGACAGGGAATGGAGGAGTTCAAAAATGAAGTCAAGTTGATAGCAAGACTTCAGCACCGCAATCTTGTGAAACTTCTTGGTTGTTCTATTCATCATGATGAAATGTTGTTGATCTATGAATTCATGCACAACAGAAGCTTGgattactttatttttg ACTCAACACAAAGTAAACTAGTAGACTGGAACAAGCGCTTCCAAATTATTGATGGGATTGCTCGAGGGCTTCTTTATCTTCACCAAGACTCAAGATTAAGAATTATCCATAGAGATCTGAAAACTAGTAACATTCTTCTTGATAGTGAAATGAACCCAAAGATATCAGATTTTGGTTTGGCTAGAATTTTTACAGGAGATCAAGTTGAGGCTAAGACAAAGAGAGTGATGGGAACATA TGGCTATATGTCTCCAGAGTATGCGGTGCATGGATCCTTTTCAGTAAAATCTGATGTTTTTAGCTTTGGCGTAATCGTGCTTGAGATAATTAGTGGGAAGAAAATTGGGAGATTTTGTGATCCTCACCATCACCGTAATCTTCTAAGTCAT GCATGGAGACTATGGATTGAAGAAAGACCACTAGAGCTAGTAGACGAGTTATTAGATGGTCTAGCCATCCCAACCGAAATATTACGATATATTCATATAGCTCTATTGTGTGTGCAACAGAGACCAGAATATAGGCCTGATATGTTATCTGTAGTTTTAATGTTGAATGGCGAGAAAGAACTCCCTAAGCCAAGCCTGCCAGCATTCTACACAGGAAATGATGATCTACTATGGCCGGAATCTACTTCAAAAAATTGTGAAAGGTGTTCAACAACTTCTGAAGTTACCATCTCATTATTAGAAGCCAGATAG
- the LOC130747508 gene encoding G-type lectin S-receptor-like serine/threonine-protein kinase At4g27290 isoform X2 produces MERNKVLVMYTILFCFMQYDITMAQKQSIQDDETLVSPEGTFEAGFFRFGNSLRRYFGIWYKSISPRTIVWVANRDAPVQNSTATLKLTDQGNLLILDGLKGIVWSSNASRTKDKPLMQLLDSGNFVVKDGDKEENLIWESFDYPGDTFLAGMKIKSNLATGPTSYLTSWRNAEDPASGEFSYHIDTHGYPQLVVTKGATVTLRAGPWIGNKFSGASGLRLQKILTFSMQFTDKEVSLEYETVNRSIITRTVITPSGTTQRLLWSDRSQSWEIISTHPMDQCAYYAFCGANSMCDTSNNPICDCLEGFTPKFQAQWNSLDWTGGCVPIKNLSCQNGDGFPKHTGVQFPDTSSSWYGNSKSLDECGTICLQNCSCTAYAYLDNVGGRSVCLNWFGDILDMSEHPDPDQGQEIYLRVVASELDHRRNKKSINIKKLAGSLAGSIAFIICITILGLATVTCIRRKKNEREDEGIINHWKDKRGDEDIDLATIFDFSTISSTTNHFSESNKLGEGGFGPVYKGVLANGQEIAVKRLSNTSGQGMEEFKNEVKLIARLQHRNLVKLLGCSIHHDEMLLIYEFMHNRSLDYFIFDSTQSKLVDWNKRFQIIDGIARGLLYLHQDSRLRIIHRDLKTSNILLDSEMNPKISDFGLARIFTGDQVEAKTKRVMGTYGYMSPEYAVHGSFSVKSDVFSFGVIVLEIISGKKIGRFCDPHHHRNLLSHAWRLWIEERPLELVDELLDGLAIPTEILRYIHIALLCVQQRPEYRPDMLSVVLMLNGEKELPKPSLPAFYTGNDDLLWPESTSKNCERCSTTSEVTISLLEAR; encoded by the exons ATGGAGAGGAATAAGGTGCTAGTGATGTACACTATCTTATTCTGCTTCATGCAATATGATATCACTATGGCTCAGAAACAATCTATCCAAGATGATGAGACCTTGGTTTCACCAGAGGGAACCTTCGAAGCAGGATTCTTCCGCTTTGGAAATTCTCTACGCCGGTACTTTGGTATATGGTACAAGAGCATATCACCGAGGACAATTGTGTGGGTAGCCAATAGAGATGCCCCAGTACAAAACTCAACTGCAACTTTGAAGCTCACTGATCAAGGAAACCTCCTTATCCTTGATGGCTTAAAGGGCATAGTCTGGTCCTCCAATGCATCAAGAACTAAAGACAAACCTTTAATGCAGCTTTTAGACTCGGGAAACTTTGTGGTGAAAGATGGAGACAAGGAGGAGAACCTTATATGGGAAAGCTTTGATTATCCTGGTGACACTTTCCTTGCAGGAATGAAGATTAAGAGCAATTTAGCAACTGGGCCTACCAGTTATCTAACATCTTGGAGAAACGCAGAAGACCCGGCTAGTGGTGAGTTTTCTTATCACATAGATACTCATGGCTATCCTCAACTAGTTGTAACAAAGGGAGCAACTGTAACTTTGCGAGCAGGTCCGTGGATTGGCAATAAGTTTTCAGGAGCTTCTGGGCTAAGACTCCAGAAAATCTTGACATTCTCTATGCAGTTCACTGACAAGGAAGTTTCCTTAGAATATGAAACTGTGAACCGTTCAATTATTACTAGAACGGTGATCACCCCATCAGGCACTACACAACGTTTGTTGTGGTCAGATAGGAGTCAAAGTTGGGAGATCATATCTACTCACCCCATGGACCAGTGTGCATATTACGCCTTTTGCGGCGCTAATTCCATGTGTGATACTTCTAACAATCCCATATGTGATTGCTTGGAAGGTTTCACACCCAAATTTCAAGCTCAATGGAATTCATTAGATTGGACTGGAGGGTGTGttccaataaaaaatttaagttgtCAAAATGGAGATGGCTTTCCGAAGCACACAGGAGTGCAGTTTCCAGACACATCTTCTTCCTGGTATGGCAATAGCAAGAGCCTTGATGAGTGTGGGAcgatatgtttgcaaaactgcTCTTGCACAGCATATGCATATTTAGATAATGTTGGTGGCAGGAGTGTCTGTCTGAATTGGTTTGGTGACATTCTGGATATGAGTGAACACCCTGACCCTGACCAAGGCCAGGAGATCTACTTACGGGTGGTTGCTTCAGAGTTAG ATCATAGAAGGAATAAGAAGAGTATCAATATCAAGAAGCTTGCAGGGAGTCTGGCAGGAAGCATTGCATTCATTATATGCATAACAATCCTTGGATTGGCCACAGTCACGTGTATTCggaggaagaagaatgagagAGAGGACGAGG GAATAATAAATCACTGGAAGGACAAGAGAGGTGATGAGGACATTGATTTGGCAACAATATTTGATTTTTCTACCATCTCTAGTACAACAAATCACTTTTCAGAAAGTAACAAATTAGGAGAAGGTGGCTTTGGACCAGTCTACAAG GGCGTATTAGCTAATGGGCAGGAGATTGCTGTCAAGAGACTTTCTAATACTTCAGGACAGGGAATGGAGGAGTTCAAAAATGAAGTCAAGTTGATAGCAAGACTTCAGCACCGCAATCTTGTGAAACTTCTTGGTTGTTCTATTCATCATGATGAAATGTTGTTGATCTATGAATTCATGCACAACAGAAGCTTGgattactttatttttg ACTCAACACAAAGTAAACTAGTAGACTGGAACAAGCGCTTCCAAATTATTGATGGGATTGCTCGAGGGCTTCTTTATCTTCACCAAGACTCAAGATTAAGAATTATCCATAGAGATCTGAAAACTAGTAACATTCTTCTTGATAGTGAAATGAACCCAAAGATATCAGATTTTGGTTTGGCTAGAATTTTTACAGGAGATCAAGTTGAGGCTAAGACAAAGAGAGTGATGGGAACATA TGGCTATATGTCTCCAGAGTATGCGGTGCATGGATCCTTTTCAGTAAAATCTGATGTTTTTAGCTTTGGCGTAATCGTGCTTGAGATAATTAGTGGGAAGAAAATTGGGAGATTTTGTGATCCTCACCATCACCGTAATCTTCTAAGTCAT GCATGGAGACTATGGATTGAAGAAAGACCACTAGAGCTAGTAGACGAGTTATTAGATGGTCTAGCCATCCCAACCGAAATATTACGATATATTCATATAGCTCTATTGTGTGTGCAACAGAGACCAGAATATAGGCCTGATATGTTATCTGTAGTTTTAATGTTGAATGGCGAGAAAGAACTCCCTAAGCCAAGCCTGCCAGCATTCTACACAGGAAATGATGATCTACTATGGCCGGAATCTACTTCAAAAAATTGTGAAAGGTGTTCAACAACTTCTGAAGTTACCATCTCATTATTAGAAGCCAGATAG